A genomic stretch from Setaria viridis chromosome 1, Setaria_viridis_v4.0, whole genome shotgun sequence includes:
- the LOC117841639 gene encoding uncharacterized protein, whose product MSKKNSLAKRKKQYEFDLKREKEAKEQQAKKLQAKKSKMKIDGGDKKRKGGQFKVGKKKVKTKLSALAKAKAAQAMEVDK is encoded by the exons ATGTCGAAGAAGAACAGTCTCGCCAAGAGGAAGAAGCAGTACGAATTCGACCTCAAGA GGGAGAAGGAGGCCAAGGAGCAGCAGGCCAAGAAGCTGCAAGCCAAGAAATCCAAGATGAAG ATAGATGGTGGtgataaaaaaagaaagggtgGTCAATTTAAGGTTGGCAAGAAAAAGGTGAAGACAAAACTTTCAGCCTTAGCGAAAGCCAAAGCTGCCCAAGCCATGGAGGTCGACAAGTGA